One part of the Anaeromyxobacter sp. Fw109-5 genome encodes these proteins:
- a CDS encoding NAD(P)-dependent alcohol dehydrogenase, whose translation MKNQITRLPDEREPASPENTNLGRRGFMWTSALAAAGAGAAGLFRPSTAEATPAVEKATFGHGPFPAEGMALHSSQGPHERLKFQRRALGPKDVAIKLQYCGICHSDIHHGREHWRKETFPLVTGHELAGVVVAVGSSVSKLEVGSRVGVGCMVNSCRRCGPCEAGMEQYCENGNVLTYGSKDRDGSITQGGYSTFNVVDEDFVIAIPDAIDLAHAGPMLCAGITVYSPFRRWSVGPGKKVGVVGLGGLGHMATKIATALGAEVTVLTTSRSKVDDARRFGARTVIVNDPGADLSKHRRSLDFILDTVPYQHDLERLLPLLKIDSTLCMVGVGKTTEPHQIGPFSLLRDRTSFASSQIGGIRETQELVHFCALHGIRPEITQVPMSRIDDAWAKVVDKAARYRFVIDVTSA comes from the coding sequence GTGAAGAACCAGATCACGAGGCTGCCGGACGAGCGGGAGCCGGCTTCACCCGAGAACACGAACCTGGGCCGGCGCGGCTTCATGTGGACGAGCGCCCTCGCCGCGGCAGGCGCGGGCGCCGCCGGGCTCTTCAGGCCCTCGACGGCGGAAGCCACCCCGGCCGTCGAGAAGGCGACCTTTGGACATGGCCCCTTCCCTGCCGAAGGGATGGCCCTCCACTCGTCCCAGGGGCCGCACGAGCGGCTGAAGTTCCAGCGGCGCGCGCTCGGGCCGAAGGACGTCGCGATCAAGCTCCAGTACTGCGGCATCTGCCACTCCGACATCCACCATGGGCGCGAGCACTGGCGGAAGGAGACGTTCCCGCTCGTCACCGGGCACGAGCTGGCCGGCGTGGTGGTCGCCGTCGGCTCGAGCGTCAGCAAGCTCGAGGTGGGCTCTCGCGTGGGCGTGGGCTGCATGGTGAACTCCTGCCGTCGCTGCGGTCCGTGCGAGGCCGGCATGGAGCAGTACTGCGAGAACGGCAACGTCCTCACCTACGGCTCGAAGGACCGCGACGGCTCGATCACGCAGGGCGGCTACTCGACGTTCAACGTCGTGGACGAGGACTTCGTCATCGCGATCCCCGACGCGATCGATCTCGCGCACGCGGGACCGATGCTGTGCGCCGGGATCACCGTCTACTCCCCGTTCCGCAGGTGGAGCGTCGGCCCCGGGAAGAAGGTCGGCGTGGTCGGGCTCGGCGGCCTCGGTCACATGGCGACGAAGATCGCCACCGCGCTGGGCGCCGAGGTGACGGTGCTCACGACGTCGAGGAGCAAGGTCGACGATGCGAGGCGGTTCGGCGCCAGGACGGTCATCGTGAACGACCCGGGAGCCGATCTCTCGAAGCACCGCCGGTCGCTGGACTTCATCCTCGACACCGTCCCGTACCAGCACGACCTCGAGCGCCTCCTCCCGCTGCTGAAGATCGACTCGACGCTGTGCATGGTCGGCGTCGGGAAGACCACCGAGCCGCACCAGATCGGCCCGTTCTCGCTCCTGAGGGATCGCACCTCGTTCGCGAGCTCGCAGATCGGCGGGATCCGGGAGACGCAGGAGCTCGTCCACTTCTGCGCGCTTCACGGCATCAGGCCCGAGATCACCCAGGTCCCCATGTCCAGGATCGACGACGCCTGGGCGAAGGTGGTCGACAAGGCGGCGCGCTACCGCTTCGTCATCGACGTGACGAGCGCCTGA
- a CDS encoding NAD(P)-dependent alcohol dehydrogenase gives MFHAKAYSAASATSPLAPTRIARRDPTPHDVQIEILFCGICHSDLHTVRNEWSSLMATVYPCVPGHEIVGRVARVGSAVTKFAPGDLAAVGCLVDSDRTCPECQAGLEQFCPGQVLTYNAPDKHLGGVTYGGYSDGIVVDERFVLSVPSNLDLAGVAPLLCAGITTWSPLRHWEITEGKKVGVVGIGGLGHMGVKFARALGAHVVAFTTSPGKQEDALRLGAHEAVVSRHADEMRKHAGSFDFILDTVSAEHDLGAYVQLLRRDGTLTLVGAPEKPSALAAFGLILGRRSIAGSPIGGIPETQEMLDFCGKHGITADVKVIPMQKVNEAYERMLRSDVKYRFSIDMASLKAE, from the coding sequence ATGTTCCATGCGAAGGCCTACTCCGCGGCGAGCGCGACCTCGCCGCTCGCCCCCACCCGGATCGCCCGTCGCGATCCCACCCCGCACGACGTCCAGATCGAGATCCTGTTCTGCGGGATCTGCCACTCCGATCTCCACACCGTCCGGAACGAATGGAGCAGCCTGATGGCCACGGTGTACCCGTGCGTTCCCGGCCACGAGATCGTCGGCCGCGTGGCGAGGGTCGGGTCCGCCGTGACGAAGTTCGCGCCCGGTGACCTCGCCGCCGTCGGCTGCCTCGTCGACTCCGACCGCACCTGCCCCGAGTGCCAGGCCGGCCTCGAGCAGTTCTGCCCCGGGCAGGTCCTCACCTACAACGCGCCCGACAAGCACCTCGGCGGCGTCACCTACGGGGGCTACTCGGACGGCATCGTCGTCGACGAGCGCTTCGTCCTGTCCGTCCCCTCGAACCTCGACCTCGCCGGCGTCGCGCCGCTGCTCTGCGCCGGCATCACGACCTGGTCGCCGCTGCGCCACTGGGAGATCACGGAGGGGAAGAAGGTCGGCGTCGTGGGCATCGGCGGGCTCGGCCACATGGGCGTGAAGTTCGCCCGCGCGCTCGGCGCCCACGTGGTCGCCTTCACGACCTCGCCCGGCAAGCAGGAGGACGCGCTCCGCCTCGGCGCGCACGAGGCCGTCGTGTCCCGTCATGCCGACGAGATGCGGAAGCACGCCGGCAGCTTCGACTTCATCCTCGACACCGTCTCCGCCGAGCACGACCTCGGCGCGTACGTCCAGCTCCTCCGCCGCGACGGCACCCTCACGCTCGTCGGCGCGCCGGAGAAGCCGTCCGCCCTCGCCGCCTTCGGGCTGATCTTGGGGCGCCGCAGCATCGCCGGCTCGCCCATCGGCGGCATCCCGGAGACGCAGGAGATGCTCGACTTCTGCGGCAAGCACGGCATCACCGCCGACGTCAAGGTGATCCCGATGCAGAAGGTGAACGAGGCCTACGAGCGGATGCTGCGGTCGGACGTGAAGTACCGCTTCTCGATCGACATGGCTTCCCTGAAGGCGGAGTAG
- a CDS encoding LysR family transcriptional regulator, producing MAFTPLNALNSFIAVARHRSFAAAARHLGVSTSALSQSVRQLEARLGVTLLTRTSRTVALTDAGQRLLENAGGAVDQALESLKTVTVRAGEVTGRVRLSVPASAGALVLARLLPRFIERHPKVEVEVQVENRFVNIIAEGLDAGIRLSEAIERDMVQVRLTEPGRFVVAGAPSYLARRGTPQKPQDLLQHDCICIRTSLRGARYAWELERGRKTWRVPVEGTVTTNDTALMRLLGVAGVGLLYMFEPELADELRRGSLRLVLEPYAAAVPGFFLYFPSRAQVSPALRAFVDVAREMAGESRRAS from the coding sequence ATGGCCTTCACGCCCCTCAACGCCCTGAACTCGTTCATCGCCGTCGCGCGGCATCGCAGCTTCGCCGCCGCCGCGAGGCACCTCGGGGTCTCCACCTCCGCGCTGAGCCAGTCCGTCCGGCAGCTGGAGGCGCGCCTCGGGGTCACGTTGCTCACGCGGACGTCGCGGACGGTGGCGCTCACGGACGCCGGGCAGCGCCTCCTCGAGAACGCGGGTGGGGCGGTCGACCAGGCGCTGGAGTCGCTCAAGACGGTGACGGTCCGGGCGGGCGAGGTCACCGGCCGTGTCCGGCTCTCCGTGCCGGCGTCGGCGGGTGCGCTCGTCCTGGCGCGACTCCTGCCGCGGTTCATCGAGCGCCATCCCAAGGTGGAGGTCGAGGTCCAGGTCGAGAACCGCTTCGTGAACATCATCGCCGAGGGCCTCGACGCCGGCATCCGCCTCAGCGAGGCCATCGAGCGCGACATGGTCCAGGTGCGGCTCACGGAACCCGGCCGCTTCGTCGTGGCCGGGGCCCCCTCCTACCTCGCGCGACGGGGGACGCCGCAGAAGCCGCAGGATCTCCTCCAGCACGACTGCATCTGCATCCGCACGTCCTTGCGCGGAGCGCGCTACGCGTGGGAGCTCGAGCGCGGAAGGAAGACGTGGCGCGTTCCCGTCGAGGGAACGGTGACGACGAACGACACCGCGCTGATGCGACTCCTCGGCGTGGCCGGCGTGGGCCTCCTCTACATGTTCGAGCCGGAGCTCGCCGACGAGCTCCGCCGGGGGAGCCTGCGCCTCGTCCTCGAGCCGTACGCGGCGGCCGTGCCGGGCTTCTTCCTGTACTTCCCGAGCCGCGCGCAGGTCTCTCCCGCGCTCCGGGCGTTCGTCGACGTCGCGCGAGAGATGGCCGGGGAGTCCAGGCGGGCGAGCTGA
- a CDS encoding glycosyltransferase: protein MRLVVFGLTVSSSWGNGHATLWRGLAAALARQGHRLAFFERDVPWYARSRDLVALPGGALHLYGRWEDVLPAARAELDRADAVLVTSYCPDGPAASELMLSSGAAVRAFYDMDTPVTLARARAGERVEYLPPEGLGGFDLVLSFTGGEALTQLETLLGARRAAPLYGSVDPAVHCPTAPRPEFRADLSYLGTYASNRQAALEALLLEPARRLPHRTFAIAGSQYPADFPWRENVLYLNHLPPEDHPAFYGSSPLTLNVTRAPMAALGWCPSGRLFEAAACGVAVLTDPWPGLGDFFEPGREILVARSPEEAVAAVERAHDELARIGRAARERCLAAHTADARARELVGLLERAGGERAA, encoded by the coding sequence ATGCGGCTCGTCGTCTTCGGCCTGACGGTCAGCTCGTCGTGGGGGAACGGCCACGCCACGCTGTGGCGCGGCCTCGCGGCGGCGCTCGCGCGGCAGGGGCATCGGCTCGCCTTCTTCGAGCGCGACGTGCCGTGGTACGCACGGAGCCGCGACCTCGTCGCGCTGCCCGGCGGCGCGCTCCACCTGTACGGCCGCTGGGAGGACGTCCTGCCGGCTGCCCGTGCGGAGCTCGATCGCGCCGACGCCGTCCTCGTCACCTCCTACTGCCCGGACGGCCCCGCCGCGTCGGAGCTCATGCTCTCCTCCGGCGCGGCGGTCCGCGCGTTCTACGACATGGACACGCCGGTGACGCTCGCGCGCGCGCGGGCCGGCGAGCGGGTCGAGTACCTGCCGCCCGAGGGGCTGGGCGGGTTCGACCTCGTCCTCTCCTTCACCGGCGGCGAGGCGCTGACCCAGCTCGAGACCCTGCTCGGCGCGCGGCGGGCGGCGCCGCTGTACGGGAGCGTCGACCCTGCGGTCCACTGCCCCACCGCGCCGCGCCCCGAGTTTCGCGCCGATCTCTCCTACCTCGGCACGTACGCCTCGAACCGGCAGGCCGCGCTCGAGGCGCTCCTCCTCGAGCCGGCGCGGCGCCTCCCGCACCGCACCTTCGCGATCGCCGGGTCGCAGTACCCCGCCGACTTCCCCTGGCGCGAGAACGTCCTCTACTTGAACCACCTCCCGCCCGAGGACCACCCGGCCTTCTATGGATCGTCCCCGCTGACGCTCAACGTCACGCGCGCGCCGATGGCGGCGCTCGGCTGGTGCCCGTCGGGGCGCCTCTTCGAGGCGGCCGCGTGCGGCGTGGCCGTCCTCACGGACCCGTGGCCCGGCCTGGGCGACTTCTTCGAGCCTGGGCGCGAGATCCTCGTCGCGCGGAGCCCCGAGGAGGCGGTCGCGGCGGTGGAGCGGGCGCACGACGAGCTGGCGCGGATCGGCAGGGCCGCGCGTGAGCGGTGCCTGGCGGCGCACACGGCGGACGCGCGGGCGAGGGAGCTGGTCGGCTTGCTCGAGCGGGCCGGGGGAGAGAGGGCCGCGTGA
- a CDS encoding sugar phosphate nucleotidyltransferase, with the protein MSIWGLIPAAGAGSRIQPLAFSKELLPVGTQLLDGQDRPRAVSEYLVERMLRGGADRLCFVISPGKSDIVEYFGGQVGAAHVCYVVQPRPTGLCDALFRALPLVAPGDEVLVGLPDTVWWPDDGFVRLGGGLQFLLFPVQRPELFDAVAVQGDGTVRRIEVKSPGASTHWIWGAFKLTGAILAELHDLWRARDRRDEYVGTLVNAWLAAGGVARAVPAGERYVDVGTLHGYHEAIGALRERQERSAPPPAPEPAAP; encoded by the coding sequence GTGAGCATCTGGGGCCTCATCCCGGCGGCGGGCGCGGGCAGCCGCATCCAGCCGCTCGCGTTCTCGAAGGAGCTCCTGCCGGTCGGCACGCAGCTGCTGGACGGCCAGGATCGGCCGCGCGCCGTCTCCGAGTACCTCGTGGAGCGGATGCTGCGCGGCGGCGCGGACCGCCTCTGCTTCGTCATCTCGCCGGGGAAGAGCGACATCGTCGAGTACTTCGGCGGGCAGGTCGGCGCCGCGCACGTCTGCTACGTGGTGCAGCCGCGCCCGACCGGGCTGTGCGACGCGCTCTTCCGCGCGCTGCCGCTCGTCGCCCCGGGGGACGAGGTGCTGGTGGGCCTGCCGGACACCGTCTGGTGGCCGGACGACGGCTTCGTCCGGCTCGGCGGGGGTCTCCAGTTCCTGCTCTTCCCGGTGCAGCGCCCGGAGCTCTTCGACGCGGTGGCGGTGCAGGGCGACGGCACGGTGCGGCGCATCGAGGTGAAGTCGCCGGGGGCGTCCACGCACTGGATCTGGGGGGCGTTCAAGCTGACCGGCGCGATCCTCGCCGAGCTTCACGACCTCTGGCGCGCGCGCGACCGGCGCGACGAGTACGTCGGCACCCTCGTCAACGCGTGGCTCGCGGCCGGCGGCGTGGCGCGCGCGGTCCCCGCCGGGGAGCGCTACGTCGACGTTGGGACGCTGCACGGCTATCACGAGGCGATCGGGGCGCTTCGAGAGCGGCAGGAGCGGTCCGCGCCGCCGCCCGCTCCGGAGCCCGCCGCGCCGTAG
- a CDS encoding glycosyltransferase, with amino-acid sequence MRAASAPQPLDVVVLGLSITSSWGNGHAVTYRGLVRELTARGHRVTFLERDLPWYADNRDLPRPPWGRTEIYRSLPELKDRFAPALRGADAVIVGSYVPDGIEAARWVLAEAKGRTAFYDIDTPVTLARLETDACEYLTRDLVPRFDLYLSFTGGPTLHRIEREFGAKRAVPLHCAVDAGHYRPEPREARWDLGYIGTYSTDRQPALERLLLEPARRWGEGRFVVAGPQYPRDLRWPPNVARMEHVAPAQHVSFYNAQRFALNVTRADMVRAGWSPSVRLFESAACGTPVVSDVWEGIDAFFEPGREILLAESTEEALELVRGTPEAERRRIAEAARARVLREHTAAHRVRELEGYLA; translated from the coding sequence GTGAGAGCCGCGAGCGCTCCGCAGCCGCTCGACGTCGTGGTGCTGGGGCTCTCCATCACCTCTTCGTGGGGGAACGGCCACGCGGTGACCTACCGCGGCCTCGTGCGCGAGCTGACGGCGCGCGGCCACCGGGTCACCTTCCTCGAGCGCGACCTGCCGTGGTACGCGGACAACCGCGACCTCCCGCGGCCGCCCTGGGGGCGCACCGAGATCTACCGCTCCCTCCCCGAGCTGAAGGATCGCTTCGCCCCGGCGCTCCGCGGGGCCGACGCCGTGATCGTCGGCTCGTACGTCCCCGACGGCATCGAGGCGGCGCGGTGGGTCCTCGCCGAGGCGAAGGGGCGCACCGCCTTCTACGACATCGACACGCCGGTCACGCTCGCCCGGCTCGAGACCGACGCGTGCGAGTACCTGACGCGCGACCTCGTGCCGCGCTTCGACCTGTACCTCTCCTTCACCGGCGGGCCGACGCTGCACCGCATCGAGCGCGAGTTCGGCGCGAAGCGCGCGGTGCCGCTCCACTGCGCGGTGGACGCCGGCCACTACCGCCCCGAGCCGCGCGAGGCGCGCTGGGACCTCGGCTACATCGGGACCTACAGCACCGACCGGCAGCCCGCGCTGGAGCGGCTCCTGCTCGAGCCGGCGCGCCGCTGGGGCGAGGGGCGCTTCGTGGTGGCCGGCCCGCAGTACCCGCGCGACCTCCGCTGGCCGCCCAACGTCGCGCGCATGGAGCACGTCGCGCCGGCGCAGCACGTCTCGTTCTACAACGCCCAGCGGTTCGCGCTGAACGTGACGCGCGCCGACATGGTGCGCGCCGGCTGGTCTCCCTCGGTGCGGCTCTTCGAGTCCGCCGCCTGCGGGACGCCGGTCGTGTCCGACGTATGGGAGGGGATCGACGCGTTCTTCGAGCCCGGCCGGGAGATCCTGCTCGCCGAGAGCACGGAGGAGGCGCTCGAGCTCGTGCGCGGCACGCCGGAGGCGGAGCGGCGCCGCATCGCCGAGGCGGCCCGCGCGCGCGTGCTGCGCGAGCACACGGCGGCGCACCGGGTCCGGGAGCTGGAGGGTTACCTCGCGTGA
- a CDS encoding glycosyltransferase translates to MDIAFFGSSLVSAYWNGAATYYRGLLRALAARGHRVTFYEPDAYDRQSHRDIEDPPWARVVVWPSDAGSLEACLEEAGHADLVVKASGVGVHDALLEARVLELRRPGNRVVFWDVDAPATLERVDADRSDPFRALVPRYDLVFTYGGGPPVVAAYEALGARRCVPVYNALDPETHHPAMPEARLACDLALLANRLPDREARVREFFLDPAARLPQRRFVLGGAGWGDLPLPPNVSWLGHVPTADHNALNSSALAVLNVNRDSMARFGFSPPTRVFEAAGAGACIVCDAWEGLETFLEPGREVIVARSGDDVAAAVGALSRERARAVGAAARRRVLAEHTYSRRALEVEAALGVAPERRGAGAVQGAP, encoded by the coding sequence ATGGACATCGCCTTCTTCGGCTCGAGCCTCGTCAGCGCCTACTGGAACGGCGCCGCCACCTACTATCGGGGGCTCCTGCGCGCGCTCGCCGCGCGCGGCCACCGCGTCACGTTCTACGAGCCCGACGCGTACGACCGACAGTCGCATCGAGACATCGAGGACCCCCCGTGGGCGCGGGTGGTCGTCTGGCCGTCCGATGCCGGATCGCTCGAAGCCTGCCTCGAAGAGGCGGGCCACGCCGATCTGGTGGTGAAGGCGAGCGGCGTAGGAGTCCACGACGCGCTGCTCGAGGCGCGTGTCCTGGAGCTTCGGCGACCGGGAAACCGCGTCGTCTTCTGGGACGTGGACGCGCCCGCCACGCTCGAGCGCGTCGACGCCGACCGGAGCGATCCCTTCCGCGCGCTGGTCCCGCGCTACGATCTCGTCTTCACCTACGGAGGGGGGCCCCCGGTCGTGGCCGCGTACGAGGCGCTGGGCGCGCGGCGCTGCGTGCCGGTCTACAACGCGCTCGACCCCGAGACGCACCACCCGGCCATGCCCGAGGCGCGGCTCGCCTGCGACCTCGCGCTGCTCGCGAACCGGCTGCCGGATCGCGAGGCGCGCGTCCGGGAGTTCTTCCTCGACCCCGCGGCGCGGCTGCCGCAGCGACGCTTCGTGCTCGGCGGGGCGGGGTGGGGAGACCTCCCGCTGCCGCCCAACGTGTCCTGGCTCGGGCACGTCCCCACCGCCGACCACAACGCGCTCAATTCCTCGGCGCTCGCGGTGCTGAACGTGAACCGCGACTCGATGGCCCGCTTCGGCTTCTCGCCGCCCACGCGGGTGTTCGAGGCGGCGGGCGCGGGCGCCTGCATCGTGTGCGACGCGTGGGAGGGGCTCGAGACCTTCCTCGAGCCGGGGCGCGAGGTGATCGTGGCGCGCAGCGGCGACGACGTCGCCGCCGCCGTCGGCGCGCTCTCGCGCGAGCGCGCCCGCGCCGTCGGGGCCGCCGCGAGGCGCCGCGTCCTCGCCGAGCACACCTACTCCCGCCGCGCCCTCGAGGTGGAGGCCGCGCTCGGAGTGGCGCCGGAGCGCCGCGGCGCCGGCGCGGTGCAGGGGGCGCCGTGA
- a CDS encoding NAD-dependent epimerase/dehydratase family protein yields the protein MHGKLILVTGGAGFIGSHLADQLLERGYRVRALDDLSPQVHGENARRPDYLSEGVELLLGDVRDPDAVSRALEGVDAVVHLAARVGVGQSMYEVERYVSVNGVGTAVLLEALIKRPVERLVVASSMSIYGEGLYRGPGGEVVQGSERTDAQLRARSWEVRGPGGEPLSPVPTPETKAPALPSVYALTKYDQERLCLTVGRAYGIPTTALRFFNVYGTRQALSNPYTGVLAIFAARLLNRRPPLVNEDGLQRRDFVHVQDVARACLLALEAPEAAGLALNVGSGRSFTVREIAERLATALGEERIVPEITGRYRAGDIRHCFADVSLARRVLGYEPQVAFDEGLTELCGWLAGQVAHDKVAEASAILAEMGLSR from the coding sequence ATGCACGGAAAGCTGATCCTCGTCACCGGCGGTGCCGGTTTCATCGGGTCGCACCTCGCGGACCAGCTCCTCGAGCGCGGCTACCGCGTGCGCGCGCTCGACGATCTCTCGCCGCAGGTGCACGGGGAGAACGCCCGCCGGCCCGACTACCTCTCCGAGGGCGTCGAGCTCTTGCTCGGCGACGTGCGCGATCCGGACGCCGTGTCCCGCGCGCTGGAGGGCGTCGACGCCGTCGTCCACCTCGCGGCCCGCGTCGGGGTGGGCCAGTCCATGTACGAGGTGGAGCGCTACGTCTCGGTGAACGGCGTCGGTACGGCGGTCCTGCTCGAGGCGCTCATCAAGCGGCCGGTGGAGCGACTCGTGGTCGCATCCTCGATGTCGATCTACGGCGAGGGGCTCTACCGCGGTCCCGGGGGGGAGGTCGTGCAGGGCAGCGAGCGCACCGACGCGCAGCTCCGGGCGCGCTCGTGGGAGGTGCGCGGGCCCGGCGGCGAGCCGCTCTCGCCGGTGCCGACCCCCGAGACCAAGGCGCCGGCGCTCCCGTCGGTGTACGCGCTCACGAAGTACGACCAGGAGCGGCTCTGCCTGACGGTGGGGCGCGCGTACGGGATCCCCACCACGGCGCTCCGGTTCTTCAACGTCTACGGCACGCGCCAGGCGCTCTCGAACCCGTACACCGGCGTGCTCGCCATCTTCGCCGCGCGGCTGCTCAACCGCCGGCCGCCGCTCGTGAACGAGGACGGGCTGCAGCGCCGCGACTTCGTCCACGTGCAGGACGTGGCCCGCGCGTGCCTGCTCGCGCTGGAGGCGCCCGAGGCGGCGGGGCTCGCCCTGAACGTGGGGAGCGGCCGGAGCTTCACGGTGCGCGAGATCGCCGAGCGGCTCGCGACGGCGCTGGGCGAGGAGCGGATCGTCCCGGAGATCACCGGGAGGTACCGCGCCGGCGACATCCGCCACTGCTTCGCGGACGTCTCCCTCGCCCGCCGGGTGCTGGGGTACGAGCCGCAGGTCGCGTTCGACGAGGGGCTCACGGAGCTGTGCGGCTGGCTCGCGGGCCAGGTGGCGCACGACAAGGTGGCGGAGGCGAGCGCGATCCTCGCCGAGATGGGGTTGTCGCGATGA
- a CDS encoding SDR family NAD(P)-dependent oxidoreductase, giving the protein MRGRGHVLITGGAGFIGSNLADRLARAGERVLLLDDLSRPGVARNLAWLQAEHGDRIDLERADVRDAAAVARAAREATSVFHLAAQVAVTTSLEDPVGDFEVNARGTLNVLEAVRGRSEPPPLLFTSTNKVYGALEDLALVRNGDRYGPPAGSPYARGVSEARPVEFHSPYGCSKGAADQYVLEWARTFGVPAVVFRMSCIYGPHQHGNEDQGWVAHLLRAALRGDTVTIYGDGRQVRDVLFVEDLVDAFLLARGGARKLAGEAFNVGGGPDHTLSLLELVDLIEALDGERPKVTFSGWRVADQRWYVSDTSKLRAVTGWAPRVPVAEGIGRLHAWLRAAFPAPVGAALPEAQP; this is encoded by the coding sequence ATGAGGGGGCGCGGTCACGTGCTGATCACCGGCGGAGCCGGGTTCATCGGCTCGAACCTCGCCGACCGGCTGGCGCGCGCGGGGGAGCGCGTCCTGCTGCTGGACGATCTCTCCCGCCCGGGAGTGGCGCGGAACCTTGCCTGGCTGCAGGCGGAGCACGGCGACCGCATCGACCTCGAGCGGGCCGACGTACGCGACGCGGCGGCGGTGGCGCGCGCTGCGCGCGAGGCGACCTCGGTGTTTCACCTCGCGGCGCAGGTCGCGGTGACGACGAGCCTCGAGGACCCGGTCGGCGACTTCGAGGTGAACGCCCGCGGCACGCTCAACGTGCTGGAGGCGGTGCGCGGGCGGAGCGAGCCGCCGCCGCTCCTCTTCACCTCCACGAACAAGGTGTACGGCGCGCTCGAAGACCTCGCGCTCGTCCGGAACGGCGACCGCTACGGTCCGCCCGCGGGCTCCCCGTACGCGCGCGGGGTCTCCGAGGCGCGCCCGGTCGAGTTCCACAGCCCCTACGGCTGCTCGAAGGGCGCGGCGGATCAGTACGTGCTCGAGTGGGCGCGCACCTTCGGCGTGCCGGCGGTCGTCTTCCGCATGAGCTGCATCTACGGGCCGCACCAGCATGGGAACGAGGACCAGGGCTGGGTCGCCCACCTGCTCCGCGCCGCGCTGCGCGGCGACACCGTCACCATCTATGGCGACGGCCGGCAGGTGCGCGACGTGCTCTTCGTCGAGGACCTCGTGGACGCCTTCCTGCTCGCGCGCGGGGGCGCGCGGAAGCTCGCCGGCGAGGCGTTCAACGTGGGGGGCGGGCCCGACCACACCCTGTCCCTGCTCGAGCTCGTGGATCTCATCGAGGCCCTCGACGGCGAGCGGCCGAAGGTGACCTTCTCCGGCTGGCGGGTCGCCGATCAGCGCTGGTACGTGTCCGACACCAGCAAGCTGCGCGCCGTCACCGGCTGGGCCCCGCGGGTGCCGGTGGCGGAGGGGATCGGGCGGCTCCACGCGTGGCTCCGCGCGGCGTTCCCCGCGCCCGTCGGCGCCGCGCTCCCCGAGGCACAGCCGTGA
- a CDS encoding zinc-binding dehydrogenase, whose product MTVSSAPSRATLPARMRAAVMTAPGRFEVREAPRPAPGQGQVLVAVDGSGICGSNLPVFEGRPWFAYPLAPGAPGHEGWGRVVAAGPGAEGAFTAGARVAFLSGAAFAEYEAVDAAAALAVPAALGDLPFPGEPVACGVNVFRRARIVRGDVVAVVGIGFIGAVVARLAAAAGARVLAVGRRPFALDLAGALGAEPVPWGERGAVVEEIRRRTGGALCDVAVEAVGLQAPLDLASDLVRESGRLVVAGFHQDGLRTVDLCAWNWKGLDVVNGHERRREVMMDAMRGAAEAVADGTLDLARLVTHAFPLEAIGEAFAALRDRPDGFLKGVVRP is encoded by the coding sequence GTGACCGTATCGTCCGCGCCTTCGCGGGCCACCCTGCCCGCGCGGATGCGCGCCGCGGTGATGACCGCACCCGGCCGCTTCGAGGTGCGAGAGGCGCCTCGGCCGGCGCCCGGGCAGGGCCAGGTGCTCGTGGCCGTCGACGGCTCGGGGATCTGCGGCTCGAACCTGCCCGTCTTCGAGGGGCGACCGTGGTTCGCCTACCCGCTCGCGCCGGGCGCGCCCGGGCACGAAGGATGGGGGCGCGTGGTCGCCGCCGGCCCGGGCGCGGAGGGCGCCTTCACCGCTGGGGCGCGCGTCGCCTTCCTCTCCGGCGCCGCCTTCGCGGAGTACGAGGCCGTGGACGCCGCCGCCGCGCTCGCGGTCCCCGCCGCGCTCGGGGATCTGCCGTTTCCCGGCGAGCCGGTCGCCTGTGGCGTGAACGTGTTCCGGCGCGCGCGGATCGTCCGCGGCGACGTAGTGGCCGTGGTGGGGATCGGCTTCATCGGCGCGGTGGTGGCCCGCCTCGCCGCAGCCGCGGGAGCGCGCGTCCTCGCCGTGGGCCGGCGCCCCTTCGCGCTCGATCTCGCCGGGGCGCTCGGGGCGGAGCCGGTGCCGTGGGGCGAGCGCGGCGCGGTCGTCGAGGAGATCCGCCGGCGCACCGGCGGCGCGCTGTGCGACGTCGCGGTCGAGGCGGTGGGCCTGCAGGCGCCCCTCGATCTCGCCTCGGACCTCGTCCGCGAGAGCGGCCGGCTCGTCGTCGCGGGGTTCCACCAGGATGGGCTCCGCACCGTGGACCTGTGCGCCTGGAACTGGAAGGGGCTCGACGTCGTGAACGGCCACGAGCGGCGGCGCGAGGTGATGATGGACGCGATGCGAGGCGCGGCCGAGGCCGTCGCCGACGGCACCCTCGACCTCGCCCGGCTCGTCACGCACGCCTTCCCGCTGGAGGCGATCGGAGAGGCGTTCGCGGCGCTGCGTGATCGGCCGGACGGGTTCCTGAAGGGGGTCGTGAGACCATGA